A single Oryzias melastigma strain HK-1 linkage group LG24, ASM292280v2, whole genome shotgun sequence DNA region contains:
- the tmem214 gene encoding transmembrane protein 214 — MASNEGSAGKWEVVKKGKKSSNSGGEKRAGSGGRKALGESNQEADRRKSAPIKMAETLYGSFEKTGKKHNKEQVPPAAEPQSKKPSSNKPPKKPASNTTPPAACKTLEEAFKALDIADLKQQLARSQTLFPDNPSVWVKDLAGYLNHHLAAPDSEPTLSSFPYDYPYCLTGKELRAIIKNLIGRCSNNLPDFFDHCVYSMLRELDRQSGEPLHGFRVCIQAILQDKPRVATQNLPEYLELLRSVHNRPVKCLTIMWALGQAGFYDLSQGLLVWLGIMLPVLGVKSLSSYAIAYLDRLLLLHANLSKGFGIMGPKEFFPLLDFAFMPKNSLSPSLQEQLRRLYPRLKVLAFGAKPENTLHTYLPSFLSRATPSCPDDMKRELLSSMTECLSVDVQSLGVWRQLYTKHLPQSSLLLNHLMKSWNVLPPKLQKNLEETIRSFRVTNEEMKDTVETEELQECNKMCQSLQVKMRGNSFPWLKLLLVLSVFAAGFVAHDIRSNGSVAGSSTAKYLQSSGVTAVSQQAWSKVTVYSKQGFSWLEKNTPHYYSECVRVLGPIIRQAAEQSRAAGVLVSEKASQLLLWLRETAPLAIDWVNTNTPDGVFQLLAYIRELLLYIQQNVVLPAAAFVLELLQRAWSGLQDSCNGEVSVSCLQDHAVSFTNSTWQLLQHTTSAIKTWAQELLTRAG; from the exons ATGGCGTCGAACGAGGGCTCCGCGGGGAAGTGGGAGGTGGtgaagaaaggaaagaaaagtagCAACTCCGGAGGAGAGAAGAGAGCTGGCAGCGGGGGGAGGAAAGCCCTGGGGGAGTCGAACCAGGAGGCGGACCGGCGAAAGTCAG CGCCTATCAAGATGGCAGAGACCTTGTACGGTAGCTTCGAAAAGACCGGAAAGAAGCACAACAAGGAGCAGGTTCCCCCAGCGGCCGAGCCCCAGAGCAAGAAACCCTCGTCAAATAAACCCCCCAAGAAACCGGCAAGCAATACGACCCCCCCTGCAGCCTGTAAAACTCTGGAGGAAGCCTTCAAAGCT CTGGATATCGCAGATCTGAAGCAGCAGCTGGCTCGCAGTCAGACTCTGTTCCCCGATAACCCGTCAGTTTGGGTCAAAGACCTGGCAGGATACCTCAACCACCACCTGGCCGCCCCCGACAGCGAGCCCACGCTCAGCAGCTTCCCTTATG ATTACCCATACTGCCTTACGGGGAAGGAGCTGCGGGCGATTATCAAAAACCTTATTGGGCGTTGCAGCAACAACCTGCCGGATTTCTTCGACCACTGTGTGTACTCGATGCTCAGGGAGCTGGACAGACAGTCAG GAGAGCCTCTGCATGGTTTCAGAGTTTGCATTCAGGCCATCCTGCAGGACAAACCCAGAGTCGCCACCCAGAATCTGCCTGAG TATCTGGAGCTGCTGCGGAGCGTCCACAATCGACCCGTCAAATGTTTGACCATCATGTGGGCTCTGGGTCAGGCCGGCTTCTACGACCTCAGTCAGGGCCTCCTGG tcTGGCTGGGGATCATGCTTCCTGTTCTGGGAGTGAAGTCTTTGTCTTCATACGCCATCGCCTACTTGGACCGACTCCTGCT ACTTCACGCTAACCTGTCCAAGGGATTCGGCATCATGGGTCCTAAGGAGTTTTTCCCCCTGCTGGATTTCGCTTTCATGCCAAAGAACTCTCTGTCACCGAG TTTGCAGGAGCAGCTGAGGCGCTTGTATCCCAGACTGAAGGTCCTGGCGTTTGGAGCCAAGCCCGAGAACACCCTACACACATACCTGCCCTCCTTCCTGTCCAGAGCCACGCCCAGCTGTCCGGACGACATGAAGAGAGAG ctgCTCAGCAGCATGACGGAGTGTCTGTCTGTGGACGTGCAGAGTCTGGGGGTGTGGAGACAGCTCTACACCAAACACCTACCGCAGTCCAG TCTGCTGCTGAACCACTTAATGAAGTCCTGGAACGTCCTGCCACCAAAG CTGCAGAAAAACCTGGAAGAAACGATCCGATCCTTCCGGGTCACCAACGAGGAGATGAAGGACACGGTGGAGactgaggagctgcaggagtgcAACAAGATGTGTCAG AGTCTGCAGGTGAAGATGCGTGGAAACAGTTTCCCGtggctgaagctgctgctggttcTGTCCGTGTTCGCCGCCGGCTTCGTCGCCCACGACATCCGCTCCAACGGCTCCGTCGCAG GGTCCAGCACGGCCAAGTATCTGCAGAGCTCCGGAGTCACCGCCGTGTCCCAGCAGGCCTGGAGCAAAGTGACCGTCTACTCCAAGCAGGGCTTCAG CTGGCTGGAGAAGAACACTCCTCACTATTACTCAGAGTGCGTTCGGGTTCTGGGTCCGATCATCCGTCAGGCGGCAGAACAGAGTCGAGCGGCCGGCGTGCTCGTCTCTGAGAAAGCCTCCCAGCTGCTCCTGTGGCTCAGAGAGACGGCGCCGCTCGCCATCGACTGG GTGAACACCAACACCCCCGACGGCGTGTTCCAGCTGCTGGCGTACATCAGGGAGCTGCTGCTCTACATCCAGCAGAACGTCGTGCTGCCGGCGGCGGCGTTCGtgttggagctgctgcagcgAGCGTGGAGCGGCCTGCAGGACTCCTGCAA TGGGGAGGTGTCCGTGTCGTGCCTGCAGGACCACGCCGTGTCCTTCACCAATTCAACatggcagctgctgcagcacacCACCTCCGCCATCAAGACGTGGgctcaggagctgctgacccGCGCCGGATGA